In Salirhabdus salicampi, a genomic segment contains:
- a CDS encoding DUF3891 family protein gives MIVVENEHYFQLIKQHEHGIISGEIANHLLHPFFIDNEHTVKYAIKHHDIAWDKIDEYPKWNEERMKPYSFIDYPTNKKVGFYQQGISLVESSYPYAGLLCSLHYVSFFSMNDDEKHVQTFLKNEFNRRQRILEQVKVSEKRVELHKRTLQFCDDLSLYICMNKPGVSKEEELSWFREGFQQRFSFMEDKIHGHWRDKKHVVIDPFPFKTNFTVSIPFKRVKKTDILKEGFVKAEKKAEQERRDVSFVPC, from the coding sequence TTGATTGTTGTTGAGAATGAACATTACTTCCAATTAATAAAACAACATGAACACGGTATTATTTCCGGGGAAATTGCTAACCATCTTCTGCATCCGTTTTTCATTGATAATGAACATACAGTTAAATACGCCATAAAGCATCATGATATTGCTTGGGACAAAATAGACGAGTATCCTAAATGGAACGAAGAAAGAATGAAGCCGTACTCCTTCATCGACTACCCAACAAATAAAAAAGTAGGCTTCTATCAACAAGGGATTAGTCTAGTTGAGTCTTCTTATCCATATGCTGGTTTGCTTTGCAGTCTCCACTATGTATCCTTCTTTTCTATGAACGACGATGAAAAGCATGTCCAAACTTTCCTGAAGAATGAATTCAATAGAAGGCAACGTATATTAGAGCAAGTAAAAGTGAGTGAAAAACGTGTGGAACTACATAAAAGGACGTTACAATTCTGTGATGACTTATCTTTATATATATGTATGAACAAGCCCGGGGTAAGTAAAGAGGAGGAATTATCTTGGTTTCGGGAAGGATTTCAACAAAGGTTTTCATTTATGGAAGACAAAATTCATGGGCATTGGCGAGACAAGAAACATGTAGTCATCGACCCCTTTCCCTTTAAAACGAACTTCACGGTATCTATACCTTTTAAAAGAGTGAAAAAAACTGATATTCTAAAAGAAGGATTTGTAAAAGCTGAGAAAAAAGCAGAACAAGAGAGGCGAGACGTTTCATTTGTACCATGTTAA
- a CDS encoding purine/pyrimidine permease gives MGSNISKKSTFLETMQWFVFLLASSIALPIVIGTIFEMSLLEISGLMQRTFFIVGISCFLQGVIGHRLPIVDGPAGLWISMFAVYATIASQKGVSFTLTLRELEMTMILTGICLVLMGVFRLAEKVIRLFNPLITGAFLFMLTIQLSGTFLKGMLGIDGEKVVAQLDATLISFFVFFFVLGFSILWKGPLKNYAVLIGVSIGWILHGIIHKPKINIASLPVIQFPELFAWGAPKWDWGSFPIAILIALILLSNIVGSLAAANQVLNGSPVFTHEQMNRGSYTLGLNHGISALFSGVAVVTLASSSGFMDITGQKRKKPFMYASILLIFLALFPPIVSLISMIPSPVANAALLATFVQLMGIGLSNIANEHLDQRKLTMLSISFLVGIGLMFMPSQTFQVFPELVQSLLSNGLLVGTVLIILLDQMWKDNKRV, from the coding sequence ATGGGGAGTAACATATCAAAGAAAAGTACATTTTTGGAAACGATGCAATGGTTTGTCTTCTTATTAGCGAGTTCTATTGCGTTACCAATTGTTATTGGTACAATTTTTGAGATGTCCTTGCTTGAAATATCAGGACTCATGCAAAGGACTTTTTTCATTGTGGGGATTTCTTGTTTTCTTCAAGGGGTAATCGGACATCGGTTACCGATTGTTGATGGTCCGGCAGGGCTATGGATAAGTATGTTTGCTGTATATGCGACTATAGCTAGCCAAAAAGGTGTTAGTTTCACTTTAACGTTGCGCGAATTAGAAATGACGATGATACTAACAGGGATTTGTTTAGTATTGATGGGAGTGTTCCGGTTAGCCGAGAAGGTGATTCGCTTATTCAATCCTCTTATTACTGGTGCCTTTTTATTTATGTTAACCATTCAGTTGAGTGGTACATTTCTTAAAGGGATGTTAGGCATTGATGGTGAGAAAGTTGTAGCACAGCTTGATGCAACCCTTATCTCATTTTTTGTTTTCTTCTTTGTGCTTGGGTTCTCCATTCTATGGAAGGGTCCTTTGAAAAACTACGCTGTATTAATAGGAGTATCCATTGGTTGGATTTTACACGGAATTATTCACAAGCCCAAAATTAACATAGCTTCACTGCCCGTAATTCAATTTCCTGAACTATTTGCATGGGGTGCACCAAAATGGGATTGGGGATCCTTTCCGATAGCCATATTAATTGCATTAATTTTGTTATCAAATATTGTGGGATCATTGGCAGCAGCAAATCAAGTGTTGAACGGGAGCCCAGTATTCACACATGAACAGATGAATCGTGGAAGTTATACGTTAGGATTAAATCATGGGATCTCTGCTTTATTCTCCGGGGTTGCGGTTGTTACCCTCGCATCATCATCAGGTTTTATGGATATAACAGGGCAAAAGAGAAAAAAACCGTTTATGTATGCTTCCATCTTATTAATTTTTTTAGCTTTATTTCCGCCCATCGTATCTCTTATATCGATGATTCCATCTCCAGTTGCAAATGCGGCCTTATTAGCAACGTTTGTTCAGTTAATGGGTATCGGTTTATCAAACATTGCCAATGAACACTTAGATCAAAGAAAACTGACCATGCTAAGTATATCTTTTTTAGTAGGGATTGGTTTAATGTTTATGCCATCCCAAACATTTCAAGTCTTTCCTGAGCTTGTACAGAGCTTGTTAAGTAACGGTTTATTAGTAGGTACTGTCCTAATTATATTGCTTGACCAAATGTGGAAAGATAATAAAAGGGTGTAA
- the acsA gene encoding acetate--CoA ligase: protein MNMKPIRAREGNYNLKNYDDVYANFDWKEVEKEFTWHDTGKVNIAYEAIDRHAENPEKQNQVALLYSDANREEKITFSEMKEKSNQFANVLKRQGINKGDRVFLFMPRSPEFYMSFLGILKIGAIAGPLFEAFMEQAVEDRLQDSEAVMLITTPDLLDRVPQENLPDLKKIVLVGDTTNVEGEQYVDFFQEMNQASTNYELEWVDLEDGMLIHYTSGSTGKPKGVYHAHNAMIHHYQTGKWVLDLKEEDIYWCTADPGWVTGTSYGVFAPWLNGVTNVIRGGRFTPDDWYSTIEKYNVNIWYSAPTAFRRLMSAGEEKVKQYNLSSLRHIISVGEPLNPEVIHWGIDAFNLRIHDSWWMTETGGMLISNYPCVDIKPGSMGKPFPGVEAAIIDNEGNKLPPRQMGNLAIRKGWPSMMRQIWKRPEKYESYFIGDWYVSGDSAYMDEDGYFWFQGRLDDVILTSGERVGPFEVESKLIEHPAVGEAGVIGKPDPVRGEIIKAFVTLREGYEPSDELLEDIRLFVKKGLSAHAAPREIEFKDKIPKTRSGKIMRRLLKSWELGLPTGDTSTLEE from the coding sequence ATGAATATGAAACCGATACGTGCGAGAGAAGGAAACTACAACTTAAAAAATTATGACGATGTGTACGCGAACTTCGATTGGAAGGAAGTAGAGAAAGAGTTTACTTGGCATGATACTGGAAAAGTAAATATTGCATATGAAGCCATTGACCGCCATGCAGAAAACCCTGAAAAACAAAATCAAGTTGCATTGCTATACTCTGATGCAAACAGGGAAGAGAAAATAACCTTCTCTGAGATGAAGGAAAAAAGTAACCAATTTGCGAATGTATTGAAAAGACAAGGTATAAATAAAGGAGACCGGGTATTTCTGTTTATGCCGAGAAGTCCTGAATTTTATATGAGCTTTCTAGGAATTCTCAAAATAGGGGCTATAGCTGGTCCACTTTTTGAAGCATTTATGGAACAAGCGGTAGAAGACCGACTGCAAGATAGTGAAGCTGTAATGCTTATTACTACACCTGATTTATTAGATCGTGTACCACAAGAAAACCTGCCGGATTTGAAGAAGATCGTGTTAGTCGGTGATACAACGAACGTTGAAGGAGAACAATATGTAGATTTCTTTCAAGAGATGAATCAAGCCTCAACGAATTACGAGCTAGAGTGGGTAGACTTAGAAGATGGAATGCTCATCCACTATACTTCTGGCTCTACTGGAAAACCAAAAGGTGTCTATCATGCCCATAATGCAATGATTCACCACTATCAAACAGGTAAATGGGTACTAGATTTAAAAGAAGAGGATATTTATTGGTGTACAGCTGATCCAGGTTGGGTTACTGGAACGAGTTACGGTGTATTTGCTCCTTGGTTAAATGGTGTTACAAATGTAATACGTGGTGGACGATTTACTCCTGATGATTGGTATAGCACAATTGAAAAGTATAATGTAAACATTTGGTATTCAGCACCGACAGCATTTCGTCGTTTAATGAGTGCAGGTGAGGAAAAAGTAAAACAATACAACTTATCTTCTCTTCGCCACATTATCAGTGTAGGTGAACCGTTAAATCCAGAAGTAATTCATTGGGGTATCGACGCCTTTAACTTGCGAATTCATGATTCGTGGTGGATGACAGAAACAGGCGGAATGCTCATTTCCAATTATCCATGTGTAGACATAAAACCTGGATCAATGGGAAAACCGTTTCCTGGTGTAGAAGCAGCAATTATTGATAACGAAGGGAATAAACTTCCACCAAGGCAGATGGGGAACTTGGCAATTCGAAAAGGCTGGCCTTCAATGATGAGACAAATTTGGAAACGTCCAGAGAAGTATGAAAGCTACTTTATTGGAGATTGGTATGTGTCAGGTGATAGTGCATACATGGATGAAGATGGATATTTCTGGTTCCAAGGCAGGTTGGATGATGTGATTCTAACTTCAGGAGAACGTGTAGGTCCTTTTGAAGTTGAGAGTAAATTAATTGAACATCCTGCAGTAGGTGAAGCAGGGGTTATTGGTAAACCGGATCCTGTTCGTGGGGAGATCATTAAAGCATTTGTTACACTGCGTGAAGGATATGAACCATCCGATGAATTACTGGAAGATATACGCCTATTTGTGAAAAAAGGGTTAAGTGCCCATGCTGCTCCTCGTGAGATTGAATTCAAAGATAAAATTCCTAAAACGAGAAGCGGAAAAATTATGAGACGATTACTTAAATCATGGGAGCTGGGATTGCCAACAGGAGATACATCAACATTAGAAGAATAG
- a CDS encoding phage holin family protein: MEALLNLEFTAYVALAFILYAIRRASRISNRYIPLIGIFLGLGFAVLEAKAFNFEIMLSGLKYALYGVGTVAGIKYVQNGNGGHDQALLSLLPKKNKKEGANTEDNDNESQKASTNSDTNDENSNGGGSIHQP, translated from the coding sequence ATGGAAGCACTTCTCAACCTCGAATTTACAGCCTACGTTGCCCTTGCTTTTATTTTGTATGCCATTCGAAGAGCGAGCAGAATTAGCAACCGTTATATTCCGTTAATTGGTATCTTTTTAGGTCTAGGTTTTGCAGTATTAGAAGCAAAAGCATTTAATTTTGAAATTATGTTATCGGGACTTAAATACGCTTTATATGGGGTAGGGACCGTAGCAGGTATTAAATATGTACAAAATGGAAATGGAGGGCATGATCAAGCGCTACTCTCTCTCTTACCTAAAAAGAATAAGAAAGAGGGAGCAAACACAGAAGATAACGATAATGAATCGCAGAAGGCATCAACAAATTCAGATACAAATGATGAAAATTCTAATGGTGGTGGAAGTATCCATCAACCATAA
- a CDS encoding HD-GYP domain-containing protein: protein MLHKAKELFNNVAQDNEILASFKYHSLRVMHMSCNLAKKNGCLDTDMQVASLLHDIGKIGLSRQILLKPTKLTDLEYQIIQSHSHIGNTIVRKQLNMPRAAGFIRDHHERWDGNGYPRGLKGDDISLQGRIISICDAFDTMTIDRRSYNKTPLTYEEALEELVKSSWNQFDGNLVEQFIAIIQSFELPEARSWWQDEKMMESLFPV, encoded by the coding sequence ATGTTACATAAAGCAAAGGAACTATTTAACAACGTAGCCCAAGATAATGAGATTTTAGCATCATTTAAATACCACTCGTTACGTGTCATGCATATGTCGTGTAACCTGGCTAAGAAAAATGGTTGCCTCGATACCGATATGCAAGTTGCCTCTCTCCTCCATGACATCGGTAAGATTGGATTATCACGCCAAATTTTATTAAAACCAACAAAACTAACTGATTTGGAATATCAAATTATTCAATCCCATAGTCACATCGGCAATACAATTGTACGAAAACAGTTGAATATGCCAAGAGCAGCTGGATTTATCCGTGACCATCATGAAAGATGGGATGGAAACGGTTATCCCCGAGGATTAAAGGGTGATGATATATCCTTGCAAGGACGTATTATTAGTATTTGTGATGCATTCGATACAATGACCATTGACCGGAGAAGTTACAATAAAACACCACTAACGTACGAAGAAGCGTTAGAAGAATTGGTTAAGTCCTCCTGGAACCAGTTTGATGGTAACTTAGTAGAACAATTTATTGCCATCATCCAATCCTTTGAGCTTCCTGAGGCAAGGTCTTGGTGGCAAGATGAAAAAATGATGGAATCTCTTTTTCCTGTCTAA
- a CDS encoding YheC/YheD family endospore coat-associated protein — protein sequence MQVQLVQSNSGMESQVCLIPSLIIEQLSVKKGARYEIQVGQRKINVVVDSHDHNHDQMYLPDNVFNHLLLIDKMFVNVWIRNGIIHLGPVIGIFVNPRFIQRIEEGCVPVSATEHVKANTETHAFLYYFSLDNIYWFKEQITGYVYNELTQSWEQRNLPMPNVIYDRAVKFDTSLKPLVKHIRNQFHEHDNIHYINQVDYFGKWDVYKALSKYKDIKSYLPETEVYERFEQVKEMLDNYHLLFLKSFYGSLGKEVMAITKVAEGYDLSYYEKGLKTIQLSSLSDVKEYVNQFLKNKKYIIQQGIHVKRYGGKQTDVRVLVQKDASGKWIAAPIQTRVSKRDSAITNESLGGEVAHYDALFKHDSNMPTDHEVKEFAIHVTSYLEKEYGSLGEVGIDLAIDQRGEIWFIEANAKPDKNPVKGFDDTEEILPQFLSVLEYGTYLADGHLISPHKSWTLTIKECEGSHNVITVPTFIFERLSNNEISLKVGLNEREVNVRKHDLQESIIIPSSILEKLHIQEDWKVNVKVEDGHSLRIGPVIAVFSSNGNVKKLLNQQYRFRSEELALANNDANTILYLFTVKDVNFLDRTINGTFYNEMKKKWEKKVMPFPDILYDRGGGVLKHQKHIGRFIREQFKQHSHIQTVNAQHYFDKWKLHEQLYKQQEVRQFMPVTLQYEKREDIDQMLSKYHTIYVKDRQGSNGKGIMRIKRVKDRYHYSYVADDLFEEYCDDLAELIKGMDQFFDQKKLIIQQGIDVLQVGEQPIDMRATVQRNHLGQLEIVAYPVRIGKERAPITSTRTGSDVYQFDYFFTKILSYKKNELIHLNRRIETFIFKVYEAVEKEFGTFGELGIDFALDQGHNIWFIECNAKPGQDSLFISYDRNTIKRAFLNPLQYAKYLTGFS from the coding sequence ATGCAAGTCCAACTAGTTCAGAGCAATAGTGGTATGGAGAGTCAAGTCTGTTTAATACCGTCATTAATCATAGAGCAATTATCAGTTAAAAAAGGTGCCAGATATGAAATTCAAGTCGGTCAACGAAAAATAAACGTTGTCGTAGACAGTCATGATCATAATCATGACCAAATGTATTTACCAGATAATGTGTTTAACCATTTGTTATTGATAGATAAGATGTTTGTGAATGTATGGATTCGTAATGGAATCATCCATTTAGGTCCAGTAATAGGTATATTTGTAAATCCGCGATTTATTCAGCGGATTGAAGAAGGCTGTGTACCTGTAAGTGCGACTGAACATGTGAAAGCAAATACTGAGACACACGCTTTTCTTTATTATTTTTCATTAGACAATATATATTGGTTTAAAGAGCAAATAACCGGATATGTATATAACGAATTAACACAGTCATGGGAGCAAAGAAATTTACCGATGCCTAATGTTATTTACGACAGAGCTGTGAAATTTGACACGTCATTAAAACCATTAGTTAAACATATAAGAAACCAATTCCACGAACACGACAACATTCATTATATTAATCAAGTGGACTATTTCGGAAAATGGGATGTTTATAAAGCATTGTCGAAATATAAGGATATTAAAAGCTATCTACCTGAAACCGAAGTTTACGAACGATTTGAACAAGTAAAAGAAATGTTGGATAACTATCATTTATTGTTCCTAAAGTCCTTTTACGGGAGCCTTGGTAAAGAGGTGATGGCAATCACGAAAGTAGCAGAAGGCTATGATCTCTCTTATTATGAAAAGGGATTAAAAACGATTCAACTATCCTCATTATCCGATGTAAAAGAGTATGTAAACCAATTTCTAAAAAACAAAAAATATATTATTCAACAAGGGATTCATGTGAAACGATACGGTGGTAAACAGACAGATGTTAGAGTGTTAGTTCAAAAAGATGCAAGTGGTAAATGGATTGCTGCCCCGATCCAAACAAGGGTATCAAAACGGGATTCGGCAATTACAAACGAATCACTAGGAGGGGAAGTTGCGCATTATGATGCGTTATTTAAACATGATTCAAACATGCCAACAGATCATGAAGTGAAAGAATTTGCCATTCACGTTACATCATATCTTGAAAAAGAATATGGATCATTAGGGGAAGTGGGAATAGATTTAGCCATTGATCAACGTGGAGAAATATGGTTTATCGAAGCGAATGCTAAGCCTGATAAAAATCCTGTTAAAGGATTTGATGATACGGAAGAGATATTACCTCAATTTTTATCTGTATTGGAATACGGAACATATTTAGCAGATGGCCATTTAATATCTCCTCATAAATCTTGGACTTTAACGATAAAGGAATGTGAAGGGAGTCATAACGTTATTACTGTTCCGACATTTATTTTTGAACGTTTATCCAACAACGAAATTAGTTTGAAGGTTGGATTAAATGAGAGAGAGGTAAATGTAAGGAAACATGATCTACAAGAATCAATCATTATTCCAAGTTCGATATTAGAGAAACTTCATATACAAGAGGATTGGAAGGTTAATGTTAAAGTTGAAGATGGACATTCATTACGGATTGGTCCAGTAATTGCGGTCTTTTCCTCGAACGGAAATGTAAAAAAACTCTTGAATCAGCAATACCGGTTCCGGTCGGAAGAGTTAGCGTTAGCGAATAATGATGCAAATACGATACTTTACCTTTTTACAGTAAAAGATGTTAACTTTCTTGACCGAACAATAAATGGAACGTTTTATAACGAGATGAAGAAAAAATGGGAGAAGAAGGTAATGCCATTTCCAGATATTTTGTATGATAGAGGTGGGGGGGTTCTCAAACATCAAAAGCATATTGGTCGATTTATTCGTGAACAATTTAAACAACATTCTCATATCCAAACGGTTAATGCCCAGCACTATTTCGATAAATGGAAGTTACATGAACAATTATATAAGCAGCAAGAAGTAAGACAATTTATGCCTGTAACGCTACAATATGAAAAACGGGAAGATATCGATCAGATGTTATCAAAATACCATACTATTTATGTAAAAGACCGGCAAGGTAGTAATGGAAAAGGTATTATGCGAATTAAAAGGGTTAAGGATCGTTATCATTATAGTTACGTAGCAGATGACCTATTTGAGGAATATTGTGATGACTTAGCAGAATTAATAAAGGGAATGGATCAATTTTTTGATCAAAAAAAGCTAATCATTCAACAAGGGATTGATGTTTTACAAGTTGGAGAACAGCCAATTGATATGAGAGCTACGGTGCAGCGGAATCATTTAGGTCAGCTTGAGATTGTCGCCTACCCTGTGCGAATTGGAAAAGAACGTGCTCCTATTACGAGTACGAGAACCGGCTCAGATGTTTACCAATTTGACTACTTCTTTACAAAGATTTTATCGTATAAGAAAAATGAGCTAATCCATTTAAATCGAAGAATAGAGACGTTTATATTCAAAGTGTATGAAGCGGTGGAAAAAGAGTTTGGAACGTTTGGAGAACTCGGAATTGATTTTGCTTTAGATCAAGGACATAATATTTGGTTTATTGAATGCAATGCAAAGCCGGGGCAGGATTCGTTGTTTATATCGTACGACCGGAATACAATAAAACGTGCATTTTTAAACCCGCTACAATATGCAAAATATTTAACAGGTTTTTCGTAA
- a CDS encoding Cof-type HAD-IIB family hydrolase has translation MKIIATDMDGTLLNSRGDISDENKQAIEKAIANNIEVIVVTGRSYISAKRLLREKNLHTPIIGFNGGEVRSEEGKIIMNFPLNKELCSKIAAACSAEGVYYDIYTNEGVYSSSKEQTVESFVTLLARIHNQTPLEDIRKLVEQHMEDEQFHFTDQYEQVLHSNLTFYKMFALSLQEEQLQNVYHRLKGEEELVITSSGKGNLEFNHQDAKKGTVLQRYVNEKGISMNEVMAIGDNYNDVSMLQMAGRGVAMGNANEDIKEVCSHVTKTNDENGVAVAIEQLLNELNE, from the coding sequence ATGAAGATTATTGCAACAGATATGGATGGTACATTGTTAAATTCTAGAGGTGATATTAGTGATGAGAATAAACAAGCAATCGAAAAGGCGATTGCTAATAATATTGAAGTAATTGTTGTGACTGGCCGCTCTTATATTTCTGCAAAACGGTTATTACGAGAAAAGAATTTGCATACACCAATCATTGGTTTTAACGGAGGAGAGGTTCGGTCAGAAGAGGGAAAGATAATCATGAATTTCCCACTAAACAAAGAACTTTGTTCAAAAATAGCCGCGGCATGTAGTGCTGAAGGAGTCTATTACGATATTTATACAAATGAAGGTGTATACTCTAGCAGTAAGGAACAAACGGTTGAATCATTTGTTACCTTATTAGCAAGGATTCACAATCAAACACCATTAGAGGATATTCGAAAATTAGTTGAACAACATATGGAAGATGAACAATTCCATTTTACTGATCAGTATGAGCAAGTTTTACATTCAAACCTAACGTTTTATAAAATGTTTGCTCTATCTCTACAAGAAGAACAACTACAAAATGTTTATCATCGGTTAAAGGGTGAAGAAGAACTAGTAATTACTTCTTCTGGGAAAGGGAATTTAGAATTTAATCACCAGGATGCAAAGAAAGGAACGGTTTTACAAAGATATGTAAATGAAAAAGGCATTTCTATGAACGAAGTGATGGCAATAGGCGATAACTACAATGACGTCTCCATGTTACAAATGGCAGGTAGAGGTGTGGCAATGGGAAATGCTAATGAAGATATAAAGGAGGTTTGCTCCCACGTAACAAAAACAAATGACGAAAACGGTGTTGCGGTAGCAATTGAGCAACTATTAAATGAACTGAATGAATAA
- a CDS encoding homocysteine S-methyltransferase family protein has translation MKRSLEQRLKEGTVIAGEGYLFEMERRGYLQAGSFVPEVALEHPDVLKQTYRDYMNAGSDVVLAFTYNAHREKMRIIGKEHLLEPLNRNAIRLAKEVAKEHPIEEALVAGNISNTNIFDPEDPQSKEKVRSIFAEMVKWCKEEGVDFINAETLYYHEEAVIALEEIQKQDLPAVVTLGLMGENILRDGYTVEESCKILSEKGALVVGMNCFRGPNTMQPYLKKITEEVDGFVGGLPIPYRTSEEYPTFFNLPDGGCSCHLPTETTFPTSLDPLYHNRYELAEWAKEAKSIGVNYIGLCCGASPAMLRAVAEAVGIETINSKYSPDMEKHFLFGKDKTLKEHNLQYRTKA, from the coding sequence ATGAAAAGAAGTTTGGAACAAAGATTAAAAGAGGGAACAGTTATCGCAGGAGAAGGATATTTATTTGAAATGGAACGGCGTGGATATTTACAAGCAGGTTCCTTTGTGCCAGAAGTTGCCTTGGAGCATCCTGACGTATTAAAGCAGACATATAGAGACTATATGAACGCTGGGTCTGATGTAGTTTTAGCTTTTACATATAATGCACACCGTGAAAAAATGAGAATCATTGGTAAGGAGCATTTACTTGAGCCTTTAAATCGTAATGCAATACGATTAGCTAAAGAAGTAGCTAAAGAGCATCCGATAGAGGAAGCACTTGTGGCAGGGAATATTTCAAATACTAACATATTTGACCCTGAAGATCCTCAATCGAAAGAGAAAGTAAGAAGTATATTTGCAGAAATGGTGAAATGGTGTAAAGAGGAGGGGGTAGACTTTATTAATGCTGAAACTCTTTACTATCATGAAGAAGCTGTGATTGCATTAGAGGAAATTCAGAAACAAGATTTACCAGCCGTTGTTACATTAGGGCTTATGGGTGAAAACATCTTGCGTGATGGCTATACGGTAGAAGAATCTTGCAAAATCCTTTCTGAAAAAGGTGCATTAGTAGTCGGAATGAATTGCTTCCGCGGCCCAAATACGATGCAACCATACTTGAAGAAAATAACTGAAGAGGTAGATGGTTTTGTTGGGGGATTACCAATTCCATACCGTACATCAGAAGAATACCCAACGTTTTTCAATTTACCAGACGGTGGTTGTAGCTGTCACCTGCCAACTGAAACAACGTTCCCAACGTCGCTGGACCCTCTGTATCATAATCGGTATGAATTAGCAGAGTGGGCTAAGGAAGCAAAAAGTATTGGTGTCAACTATATCGGTCTTTGTTGTGGTGCATCCCCTGCTATGTTAAGAGCAGTAGCGGAAGCAGTAGGTATAGAAACGATTAACTCTAAATATTCACCTGACATGGAGAAACATTTCTTGTTTGGGAAAGACAAAACGTTAAAGGAACATAATCTACAATATCGTACAAAAGCATAA
- the proC gene encoding pyrroline-5-carboxylate reductase, with protein MADSKISFIGAGSMAEAIISGIVSKEYVKGDQIYVTNKTREDRLQTLQTTYGVKYSQNKREVIEGAEFIILSVKPKDIEVALHSIKNYVTEGQIIVSVLAGVSTSYISTQLEKENPVVRAMPNTSATIGYSATAIAAGKYATDKHIEKTKRLFQTIGTTTVVDEDEMHVVTGLSGSGPAYIYYFVEAMEEAAKKAGLEADTSKELILQTLLGAAEMLKVTNESPTSLRKKIMSPGGTTQAGLDTLQKYNYQEALVECVKRAAERSEELGSSFKE; from the coding sequence ATGGCGGATAGTAAAATATCCTTCATCGGAGCGGGTTCTATGGCTGAAGCGATTATTTCGGGTATTGTAAGTAAAGAATATGTAAAAGGTGATCAAATATATGTTACGAATAAAACAAGAGAAGATCGCTTGCAAACATTGCAAACAACATACGGAGTGAAATACTCCCAAAACAAACGGGAAGTGATTGAAGGAGCAGAGTTTATTATCCTTTCTGTAAAACCGAAGGATATTGAAGTAGCGTTACATTCTATTAAAAATTATGTAACGGAAGGTCAAATAATTGTATCTGTGTTAGCAGGAGTGTCCACTTCATACATTTCCACTCAGCTTGAAAAAGAGAATCCAGTCGTTCGGGCAATGCCAAATACCTCTGCTACGATTGGCTATTCAGCTACGGCGATTGCAGCTGGAAAATACGCAACTGATAAACATATAGAAAAGACAAAAAGGTTATTTCAGACGATTGGTACGACAACAGTAGTAGATGAAGATGAAATGCACGTTGTGACGGGCTTGTCTGGTAGTGGACCTGCTTATATCTATTACTTCGTTGAAGCGATGGAAGAAGCAGCAAAGAAAGCAGGACTCGAAGCAGATACGTCTAAAGAATTAATATTACAAACGTTGCTTGGTGCAGCAGAAATGTTGAAAGTGACGAATGAGAGTCCAACATCATTACGAAAAAAAATTATGAGCCCAGGAGGAACGACGCAGGCTGGTTTGGATACGTTACAAAAATATAATTACCAAGAGGCTTTAGTGGAATGTGTCAAACGAGCTGCTGAACGTTCAGAAGAACTTGGAAGTTCCTTTAAAGAATAA